The genomic stretch GCGCTGCACCGCCTTGTACGTGTTGTTGCCGGTGTTGAGGTCCGGGAAGATGAAGACCGTCGCCTGCCCGGCCACCGGGGACCCGGGCATCTTCGTGCTCGCGACCGTCGGGTCGGCGGCGGCGTCGTACTGGATCGGTCCCTCGACGGGCAGGTCGGGACGACGCTCGCGGACGAAGGCGGTGCCGGCACGGACCTTGTCGACGTCCGCACCCGACCCACTGTCGCCGGTCGAGTAGCTGAGCATCGCGACCCGGGGCTCGATGCCGAACTGCGTCGCGGTCTCGGCGGACGAGATCGCGATGTCGGCGAGCTGCTCACTGGTCGGGTCCGGGATCACGGCGCAGTCGCCGTACACCAGGACGCGGTCGGCGAGGGCCATCAGGAACACGCTCGACACGATGGAGGTGTCCGGCCGGGTCTTGATGATCTCGAACGACGGCCGGATGGTGTGCGCCGTGGTGTGCTTCGCGCCGGACACCATGCCGTCGGCGAGCCCGAGCTGCACCATGAGCGTGCCGAAGTACGAGACGTCGGTGACGGTGTCGCGGGCGAGCTCGACGCTCATCCCCTTGTGGGCGCGGAGGGCCGTGTACTCCTGGGCGAACCGCTCGCGCAGCTCCGGGTCGAACGGGGAGAGCAGCTGCGCGGCGTCCAGGTCGAGTCCGAGCTCCGTCGCGCGTGCGCGGATGGCGGCCGGGTCGCCGAGGATCGTCAGGTCACACACCTGCCGCTGCAGCAGCGTCGACGCCGCGCGGAGGATGCGGTCGTCGTCACCCTCGGGCAGGACGATGTGCTTGCGGTGCTCACGCGCCCGGTCGATCAGCCCGTGCTCGAACATCAGCGGCGTCACCACCCCGGACGGCGTCAGCTGGAGTCGGGCGAGCAGCGCCTCGGCGTCGACGTGCCGCTCGAACAGCGCCAGGGCCAGGTCGGCCTTGCGGGGCGAGTCGGCCGCGAGCCGCCCGCGCGTCTGCGTGATGCGGAGTGCGGTGTCGTAGGTGCCGAGGTCGCTCTGGGCGATCGGCAGCGAACTCGACAGGCCCTCGAGCAGCCGGGAGATCTGCGGAGCGGTCTCGAAGCCGCCGTTGAGGATGACGCCGGCGATGCTCGGGAACGTCTCCGACTCGTTGGCGAGCAGCGTGGCGATGAGGACGTCGTTGCGGTCGCCCGGGACGACGACGATGCCACCCTCGATGAGCCGCGGCAGGACGTTCTCCATGCTCATGCCGGCGACCACGGTGCCCAGGGCCTCCCGGTCGAGCAGCGCGTCGTCGCCGCGCACCAGGGTCGCGCCGGTCGCGGCCAGCAGGGCACGGACGGTCGGGGCGACGAGGACCGCGTCCTCCGGGATCGCCCACACGGGGGCGTCCGGGTGGTGGTCGTGCACCGCGGTGCTGACGCTCGCGACGATCGATTCGAGGGCGTCCGGGTCGGAGCGGTTCACCACGACGCCGAAGAGCTGGGCGTGTTCGGCGCGGAGTTCACTCGTGGTGACGTCGGCGACCTGCGCCATGTCGTCCGCGGTCCGGGGCGCGCGCTCGGCCGAGTCCCGACCGCCGAGCACCAGCAGCACGGGCGCGCCGAGGTTCGCCGCGACCTTGGCGTTGAAGGAGAGCTCCGTCGGGCTGCCGACGTCGGTGTAGTCGGAGCCCAGGACGACCACCGCGTCGCAGCGTCGCTCCACCTGGCCGAAGCGGGTGATGATCGTCGCGAGGGCCGCGTCCGGGTCCGCGTGCACGTCGTCGTACGTCACCCCGACCGCGTCGTCGTACGGGATCTCGACGGCGGTGTGCTGGAGCAGGAGCTCGAGGACGTAGTCGGGTTCGGCGACCGACCGCGCGACCGGTCGGAAGACGCCGACGCGTCCGACGGTGCGGGCGAGCGTCTCGAGCACGCCGAGTGCGACGGTGCTCTTCCCGGTGTGTCCTTCGGCTGACGTGATGTAGATGCGGGTCGACACCTTCCCCAGGGTAGACCTCGCATGTGCTCGGACCTCCGGAGCACCCGTGAACTCCGGGCCCGGCACAGGTGGTCGTGAGCACCCTCGCAGACCTGTACCATGGGGTGTCGTCACCGTGAGGTGATGGCTCGGAGGATTCGCCTAGTGGCCTATGGCGCACGCTTGGAAAGCGTGTTGGGTGCAAGCCCTCGGGGGTTCGAATCCCCCATCCTCCGCAGGAACCAGACGGAACCCCCGCAGCACCAGCTGCGGGGGTTCCGTCGTTCCGGTCTCCCCCAGCCGGGAGGCCCGTCCACCGCTGGTCCCCCAGGCTGCGGACCGGCCCGCACCCCGTCTCCTGCGGACCCTCCGGAAAGCGGTACCCGGCCTGTCCGGCGCCCCGTTCCTCCCCTATGCTGACCGGACCGAGCACGCCGGAGGGACCCGGTCGGGCTCGGCACCATCGGACGGCACAGACGCCGTCCCGGGCCGACCACGATTCGTGCCCGGCGCCATCATCGCTCGCACACCGAGCCCCGTCTCCCGGGGCGGATGTCGGGCGATCCGGCGCAGTCCGGGGACGAGGAGGCCTGCCGTGGGGGCAACGACGGCGCGAGCGACACCGCTCGACACCAGCACCGCAGACGTGGTCATCCGACCGCGCGCTGCCCTCGTGCGTTCAACGGCACTGAGCATCGGCTTCTCGGCCGTCCCGATCGCCGTCGCCGTCGTCTGGGTCGCCGTCCCGAACGGTCCCTGGCTCGTCGTCGGCGCCGTGGTCGGGCTGTTCACCCTCGCCGTCCTGGTGGCGTTCCTGCGCCTGCGTTCGTCCTTCGTGGCGGTCGACCCCGACCGGGTGGCGATCCGGGGGGTCCTCAGCGCGCGACGATCGTTCGCCAGGGCACAGGTGCACGAGGTCGTGCTCGCCGCCACGCACGGCGCCGCGGTCGACCGCACCAGCCGCGAGCTCGTCGCCTTCGACGCGAACGGCGAGACGCTCTTCCGGATGCGCGGGGAGGTCTGGGGCGACGACGGCATCGACCGCCTGGTCGACACGCTCGACGTCCGCACCACCCGCTTGGCCCGGCCGATGTCGACGCGGGAGTTCACCCGGCGCTGGCCCGGCATCCGCGCCTGGTACGAGCGGCCCCGCGCCTACGTGCTGGTCGGTGGCGTGACCGCGCTCGCCGTCGGGGGTCTGCTCGTGGCCGAGGCCGTGGGGCTCGCGCGCCGCTGACCGTCCCGGCGCCGCCGATGTCGGCGCTCCGGCGTCGGCGCTCCGGCGTCAGCGCTACCGATGTCCGTGCTACCGGCGTCGACGCAGCGTCGAGAAGACGCCGCGCACGACCTCCTTCGCGATCGACCGTCCGAGCGAGCTGCCCAGCGCACCGCCGAGCAGGTCGCTCAGCGGATCGCCGCTCGCCCGCGAGGTCGAGGACGAGGACGAGGACCGATGGGACCGACCGGACCGTGACGACGACCGCGACCGCCGTTCCGCTGCAGCACGGTCGGCGCGCTCGATGTCCCGCTGCGCCTTCTCGTACTCCGCCTGCGCCGCCGCCCGCTCCTTCGCCTCGCGCTTCGCGTCGGCAGCCGCCCGGCGGGACGCCTCGACCCGGGCCTTCGCGTCCGCACGTTCGGCATCGGCTGCGGCGTCTGCAGCGGCCTCGGCCGCGTCGTCGGCCGCTGCCTGGGCTGCGGCCGCCTCGAGTCGGCGGGCGAGCATCTCGTGCGCCGAGTCCGGGTCGACGCGGGTGCCGTAGGTCGCCAGCAGCGGTGAGGCGTCGACGCGCGCCTGCATCACGTCCGCCGGCATCGGGTCCATCGAGCCGCGCGGTGCCCGGAGCCGGGTCCACGCGACCGGGGTCGGTGCGCCGCGTTCGTCCATCACGGTGACGATCGCTTCACCGGTCGCCAGGGAGGTCAGCACCTGCGCCAGGTCGTAGTCGCTCGTCGGGTACGTCGACACCGCAGCACGGAGGGCCTTGGCGTCGTCGGGGGTGTGCGCGCGGAGCTGGTGCTGGATGCGCGACCCGAGCTGCGCCAGGACCTCGCTCGGCAGGTCCTCGGGGCTCTGGGTGACGAAGACGATGCCGACGCCCTTCGACCGGATCAGCCGGACCGTGCGGACGATCTGGTCGCGGAAGTCCTTCGAGGCGCCGTCGAACAGCAGGTGCGCCTCGTCGAAGAAGAACACGAGTTCCGGACGGTCGCGGTCCCCCACCTCGGGCAGCTCGTTGAACAGGTCGGCGAGCAGCCACATCAGGAAGGTCGAGAAGACCTGCGGCCGGTCCTGCACGCCCGGCACCTCGAGCAGGCTGACGATCCCCGGGCCGTCGGCGGCCGTCCGGAGGAACAGCCGGGTGTCGATCTCCGGCTCGCCGAAGAACTGGTCGGCACCGGCGTCGGCGAACGTGATGAGTTCGCGGAGGATGACGCCCGCGGTCTGCTTCGACAGCCCGCCGAGCTCCGCCAGCTCCGCCTTGCCCTCGGGGCTGGTCAGGAAGGTCAGGACGCTCCGCAGGTCGGTGAGGTCCACGAGCGGCAGCCCGGCGCGTTCGGCGTGGTGGAACACCAGGCCCAGGGACGACTCCTGCGTGTGGTTCAGCCCGAGGACCTTGGCGAGCAGCAGCGGGCCGAACCCGGACACCGTTGCCCGGATCGGCACGCCGGTCCCCTGCCCGCCCAGGGAGTACAGCTCCACCGGCACCGCGGCGGGCGACCAGTCCTGGCCGATCCCCGTCGTCCGGTCGAGCAGGCGGTCACTCGGTGTACCGGGCAACCCGAGGCCGGACAGGTCGCCCTTCACGTCGGCCGCGAAGACCGGCACCCCGGCGGCGGCGATCTGTTCAGCGAGCAGCTGCAGGGTGCGGGTCTTGCCGGTGCCCGTCGCGCCGGCCACCAGGCCGTGCCGGTTGAGCATGCCGAGCGGGATGCGGATCTGCACGTCGGGGAGCGCGTCGCCGTTCACCAGCGCGCCGAGTTCGAGCACGCTGCCCGTGACCTGGTACCCCTGCCGGACCAGGGCGACCGCGTCGGCGTCGAGCGGAGCCGCGGACGCGGGAGCGGGCGGCGCTGCGGACGCGGGAGCGGGCGGAGCCGCCGCAGCGGGAGCGAGCGGAGCCGCCGTGTCGGTCGACTCGGACGCCGGCGCGACCGCCTGCACGTCCGCCGGCTGCGCACCGGACGTGACCGGAGCCTCCGCACCCGACGCGACCGGAGCCTCCGCCCCGGCTCGCACCGCGGCCGCGAGCTCGTCCGCCCGTCGCGCCGCGTCCTCTGCCAGCCGCACCGCTTCGTCCGCTGCGGCCCGCGCAGCCGCCGCCGCTGCCCGTGCCTGCTCCACCGCGTCGTCGTCCATGCGGCACAGCCTAGGGACGCACCGGTCCCGCCGTCCGGCCGGTCGGCAGACCTGTGGAGAACCCGGTCAGTGCGTCAGCGCCGGGACGGTCCGGGGCCGCACGACGACCCACAGGACCAGGATCGCGACGGCTGCCGTGCAGCCCATCACGAGCGCCATCGGGGTGGCGGTCGAGATGCCGAGCAGTCCGACGACCGGTGAGATGAGTCCGGCGACGCCGAAGTTCAGGGCTCCGAGGAGCGAGGCGGCGGTACCGGCCTCCTTGCCGTGCGAGGCGAGTCCGATCACCTGCACGAGCGGGAACGAGAACCCGCAGGCGGCGATGTAGAACCACAGCGGGATGAGCACGCCGACCAGCCCGGCACCGAGCTGGTCGAGGACCACGATCGCCAGGGCGGCGAGGAACAGGGTCGCCGTCGAGCCGACCAGGATCCACTGCGGACCGACCCGCTGCGCCAGCCGCGACGAGATCTGCACTCCGAGGACCACACCGACGGAGTTCACCGCGAAGAGCAACCCGTACTGCTGGGGATCGAGCCCGAACACGCCCTGGAACAGGAACGGCGAGGCGCTGAGGTACGAGAACAAGCCGCTGAAGACCATCGCGCCGATCAGGGCGACGCCGACGAAGATCCGGTCCGAGAACAGCGCCTTGTACCGCTGCCCGATGGTGGAGTGACCGGACTCCTGGCGTCGCTCCTTCGGGAGGGTCTCGACGATGAGCAGGATCGACGCGATCACGACGGCGGTTCCGTAGCAGGCGAGGAACACGAAGATCCCGCGCCACGAGACGAACCGCAGCATCTGCGACCCGATCAGCGGCGCGAGGATCGGCGCCAGGCCGTTCACCATCGCCAGACGCGACAGCATCCGGACGAGGGGCTTGCCGCCGAACAGGTCACGGACGGTCGCCATCGCGACCACACCACCGGCCGCGGCGCCCATGCCCTGCAGCACGCGGAACACGGCCAGCACCTCGACGTTCGGCGCGAGGGCGGCGCAGATCGACGCCACGACGTGCACGCTGGTCGCGATGATGAGGGGCAGTCGGCGTCCGACCTTGTCGCTCCACGGTCCGACCAGTAGCTGGCCGATCGCGAAGCCGATGGTGGTCGCCGTCAGGGTGAGCTGGACGGCGCCCTCGGAGATGCCGAGGTCGCGCTCGAGCGACGGGAACGCCGGCAGGTACAGGTCGATGGTGAACGGCCCGAGCGCCGTGAGCGCTCCGAGCACGAAGACGTAGACCAGACGCTGACCACGGGTCAGGGAGTCGCCGGGGTGCAGGATGGTCTTGTGGGGACCGGTGGTCGCGGGCGCGGACACGAGGGGATCCTCCGAAGGGGACGAGAGAGTGGGATCGGCCGCTCGAATCGATTCGGTCCGTTCCACCATGGTACGGGTTGCCCCGGACGGGCGACAACCGTCGGACGGGACGGTCCGCGCTCCACGGCTCGATCGCGCCCCGCCCGGTCGCCGCTTCCGCCGGGGCACGGACGGGAGGCCCGCCAACCGTCCTCGATGCCGGTGCGGCGGACGTGTGGCCGGGCCGGACGGTGCGGTACGGTCGGACTCCTGACCCGCGCTCGTCGCGGGACCGATCGAGATGGGAGGAGCGTCATGGTCGACGCTCGGATCCTGCACACGACGGCCGCACTCCGCGAAGCCGTCCTGCGCCTCGCCGCCGATCGTCCGGTCTCCGAGATCACGGTCGCGGACGTCACCC from Curtobacterium sp. MCLR17_032 encodes the following:
- the pta gene encoding phosphate acetyltransferase — encoded protein: MSTRIYITSAEGHTGKSTVALGVLETLARTVGRVGVFRPVARSVAEPDYVLELLLQHTAVEIPYDDAVGVTYDDVHADPDAALATIITRFGQVERRCDAVVVLGSDYTDVGSPTELSFNAKVAANLGAPVLLVLGGRDSAERAPRTADDMAQVADVTTSELRAEHAQLFGVVVNRSDPDALESIVASVSTAVHDHHPDAPVWAIPEDAVLVAPTVRALLAATGATLVRGDDALLDREALGTVVAGMSMENVLPRLIEGGIVVVPGDRNDVLIATLLANESETFPSIAGVILNGGFETAPQISRLLEGLSSSLPIAQSDLGTYDTALRITQTRGRLAADSPRKADLALALFERHVDAEALLARLQLTPSGVVTPLMFEHGLIDRAREHRKHIVLPEGDDDRILRAASTLLQRQVCDLTILGDPAAIRARATELGLDLDAAQLLSPFDPELRERFAQEYTALRAHKGMSVELARDTVTDVSYFGTLMVQLGLADGMVSGAKHTTAHTIRPSFEIIKTRPDTSIVSSVFLMALADRVLVYGDCAVIPDPTSEQLADIAISSAETATQFGIEPRVAMLSYSTGDSGSGADVDKVRAGTAFVRERRPDLPVEGPIQYDAAADPTVASTKMPGSPVAGQATVFIFPDLNTGNNTYKAVQRSAGAVAIGPVLQGLRKPINDLSRGALVSDIVNTVAITAIQAGTAAPTARTEAAPTARTESDPS
- a CDS encoding helicase HerA-like domain-containing protein, which encodes MDDDAVEQARAAAAAARAAADEAVRLAEDAARRADELAAAVRAGAEAPVASGAEAPVTSGAQPADVQAVAPASESTDTAAPLAPAAAAPPAPASAAPPAPASAAPLDADAVALVRQGYQVTGSVLELGALVNGDALPDVQIRIPLGMLNRHGLVAGATGTGKTRTLQLLAEQIAAAGVPVFAADVKGDLSGLGLPGTPSDRLLDRTTGIGQDWSPAAVPVELYSLGGQGTGVPIRATVSGFGPLLLAKVLGLNHTQESSLGLVFHHAERAGLPLVDLTDLRSVLTFLTSPEGKAELAELGGLSKQTAGVILRELITFADAGADQFFGEPEIDTRLFLRTAADGPGIVSLLEVPGVQDRPQVFSTFLMWLLADLFNELPEVGDRDRPELVFFFDEAHLLFDGASKDFRDQIVRTVRLIRSKGVGIVFVTQSPEDLPSEVLAQLGSRIQHQLRAHTPDDAKALRAAVSTYPTSDYDLAQVLTSLATGEAIVTVMDERGAPTPVAWTRLRAPRGSMDPMPADVMQARVDASPLLATYGTRVDPDSAHEMLARRLEAAAAQAAADDAAEAAADAAADAERADAKARVEASRRAAADAKREAKERAAAQAEYEKAQRDIERADRAAAERRSRSSSRSGRSHRSSSSSSTSRASGDPLSDLLGGALGSSLGRSIAKEVVRGVFSTLRRRR
- a CDS encoding multidrug effflux MFS transporter, with amino-acid sequence MSAPATTGPHKTILHPGDSLTRGQRLVYVFVLGALTALGPFTIDLYLPAFPSLERDLGISEGAVQLTLTATTIGFAIGQLLVGPWSDKVGRRLPLIIATSVHVVASICAALAPNVEVLAVFRVLQGMGAAAGGVVAMATVRDLFGGKPLVRMLSRLAMVNGLAPILAPLIGSQMLRFVSWRGIFVFLACYGTAVVIASILLIVETLPKERRQESGHSTIGQRYKALFSDRIFVGVALIGAMVFSGLFSYLSASPFLFQGVFGLDPQQYGLLFAVNSVGVVLGVQISSRLAQRVGPQWILVGSTATLFLAALAIVVLDQLGAGLVGVLIPLWFYIAACGFSFPLVQVIGLASHGKEAGTAASLLGALNFGVAGLISPVVGLLGISTATPMALVMGCTAAVAILVLWVVVRPRTVPALTH